The nucleotide window CTGAGGCTTGGGCGGCGCGGGCGAAGGCTGCTCGGTGGCCAGTACATTCGGCGTCGGCGGCTGATCCTGCGGCAGCGGAATGGCCGGCGCAGAGCTTACCAGTGTGGCCTGAATTGCGCCCGGAGCCTTGTTGTCGCCCCACTCCTGCCCATGAAAGCGCCCGGAGAAATACGTATAGGCCGCGAGCAGCACCACAATCAGCACATGCAGGCCAAAAGACTTGGCCATGGGCGTGCCGAGCGGCTCGCGCTCCAGATCGATTGTCGTCCGCTGCGCCATCTCCCGATTCCCCGCCCTACCGTGCTCGGCCGTTCTGCATGGGCTGGGTGACAATGCTGATATTGGTGATGCCGGCCTGTTTGACCGCATCCATCACCGAGGCAAACGCACCGAAGGGCACTTTCTCATCCGCCTCGAGATAAATCACCTGGTGTGCGGGGTCCTTGCCCGAGCTCAGCAGCCTGCTGGTGAGATCGTTCAGGTTAATCGGCTTGTCCTGATAGAAGATCTCCGAGTCGCGGTTGATCGTGACGACCACGCGCTGCTCGGTGATCTCCTTCACTGTCTTGGTTTTCGGGACATTGACCTCGATCCCCGACTGCAACACCGGAGCCGTCAGCATGAAGATGACGAGCAGCACCAGCACCACGTCGACCAGCGGCGTGATATTGATTTCCGACAGCGAGGTCTGAGTCCGCCCGTTGTTACTGGTGAAGGCCACGCGCGGCCTCCCTCTCGACAGGATCCTGCCCAGGCCGGAGCGAAACCTCTTCCATGCTGTTCAGCAGTTCACGCGCAAAGTCGTCGTTGCGCGCAGCGAAGTCACGGCAGCGTGCCGTGAACTGGTTGTAGGCCACCACAGCCGGCACTGCGACCAGCAGGCCCGCAGCGGTTGTGATCAGCGCTTCCGAGACACCCGGCGCGACGGCACGCAGTGTGGCCGTTCCCGCCTGGCCAAGACCGTGGAAGGCCTCGACGATGCCCATCACGGTGCCGAACAATCCGACGAACGGCGAGATCGACGCAATCGTGGCCAGCCATGTCAGCCGGCTCTCCAGCGTCGTCAGCGATTCACTCGAAGCGGTCTGCGCAGCACGCTCAAGCGCGGTGATATTCCGCGGAGCGCCATAGCCGCCTGTCTGGCGCTTGTAGGTCTCATAGACCTCGTCGAAGACGCCGACCAGCGGACTGGGCTTGAATTGTTCACTCACCGTGGCAATTTCCTGCAGGCGCGTCGCTTTGCGGAAAGCACGCAGGAATTTGCGGCTTTGCGTCGCGGCACGGCGGAAGCTGCTCCACTTGCCGAGGATGATGGCCCACGACCAGATACTGGCAATGAGCAAAATTCCGAGCACGGCAAGAGCGAGCGGGCCGCTATTGCGGAGCATCTCGAGGATGGCGCTTCCGCTATTGGTAACCGGAGGCGCGCCGGCATCGGCGTCGGATTGAAGAAGGAAGAAGGCTACTGTCGCAAACAGGGGTGTCATCGCGCTCTTATATGTCCACGTTACCAGACGCGGAGAAGCCAGACCAAGTTGTCTCCGGCGCGGTCCACGATTGATTAACAGCGACGGAAGCGGGCAGAAAATACAGCAGAAAAATTACAAAAAAGTGATATTAGGCCACGTCAACGCAGCCTGTAGTCCGTGTCGAAAACGACACAGCTACGCTGTTCGATTAGACGCAGTTACCTTGCAAAGGATAGCAGTTGTTACAGATATGTACACGCTCGCCTGCTATGCTGAGCGAGGATTCACCTCAAGTCACCTATGCTGCTGGAATTGCGCGCGGAAAACTATGCGGTGATCGATCATGCGGTCGCCGTCTTCGGGCCGGGCTTGAACCTGCTGACAGGCGAAACAGGCGCCGGAAAATCCATCCTTGTCGATGCCCTGGCGCTGCTGCTCGGCAGCAAAGCGTCGAGCGATGTCGTTCGCCACGGCGCGGACCGGGCAGTCGTCTCCTGTGTCTTCGAAAGCACACCCGCCGCCGAGGCCGTCCTCGATGCCAACGGCCTTGACGCCGAAGGCACGGAAATTATCCTGCGCCGTGAAATCCTCGAAAGCGGGAAGGCGCGCGTCTACGTCAACAATCAGCCGGCAACCGTCGCTGTCCTCCGGCAGCTGGCACCGGAACTCGCGCTCGTCCATGCGCAAAACGAGACCATGGGCGCCTTCGACCAGCTGCAGCAGCGCCTGCTCCTCGACCGTTTTGGCGTCCTCAGTACCGATGCCGTCACAACCGCCTATGCGCGCTGGAAACAAACGCTCGAGAAGCTCGAAGAACTCGAACGCGACGAGCAGGACCGCCTCAAGATGCTCGACCTGTGGAGCTTTCAGCATCGCGAAATTGAAGGCATAAAGCCCGAACCTGGCGAAGACGAAGCCCTCGAGACCGAGCGCCGCGTGCTCTCGAATGCGGAAAAACTCTATGCCGCGTCCATGAGCGCCTACGATCTACTCTACGACGGCACAGGCTCAGCCGAGGCCACACTCCGCGCCGCACTGAAGCAGGTGGAGGAGCTGTCTCGCTACGACACGAAATTCACGGAGGCGGTGCAGCAGCTGACCTCGACGCTCGCGGTCGTGGAAGATGTAGGCGCAACCGTGCGCGATTACGCAGAAGGGATTCAGGCCTCGCCCGATCGCCTCGCTGAAATCGAGGACCGCCTTGCGGCGCTGGGTCGCCTGAAGCGCAAGTACGGAGCCACGCTCGCCGAGGTCATCGCCTACGGCGAAGAGGTGCGCCGCAGACTCGACGAGATCGAGAATCGCGACGAAATGCTCAAATCGCTCCGCGAAGAGCTGGCAGGCGAAGCGGCCGCCTATCGCAAGGCTGCGGCTGCCCTGCACCAGGAGCGCGCCGCCGCGGCAAAACAGCTCGAGAAACTCGCCGAAGCACAGATCAACGATCTCGCCATGCGCGTACGCTTCTCCATCGCCGTCACCGCCAACGAAAACGAGCCTGCCTGGTCCGCACACGGCTGGGACACGGTTGAATACCGCATTGCCACCAATGCCGGCGAGCCTCTGAAGCCGCTCGAAGAGATCGCCTCCGGCGGCGAAATGTCGCGTGTGCTGCTGGCGCTCAAGGTGAGCGTGGAAGAGGGTGCGGCACGCGGCAAGAAGAAGACCCAGGTGCCGCGCACACTGGTCTTCGACGAAATCGACATCGGCATCGGCGGCCGCGCCGCGGAAGCCGTCGGGCAGAAGCTCAAAGCGCTCTCGCGCGCGCAACAAGTGCTCTGCGTCACCCACCTCCCGCAGATTGCCGCCTTCGCCGACCAGCACTTTCTCATCGAAAAGAACGAAAAGCAGGGCCGCACGCGCACCTCGGTCCGGCTCATCGGCGATAAGGAGCGCACCGAGGAGATCGCCCGCATGCTCTCCGGCGCCAAACTCACCGACACCTCGATCAGGCACGCGGAACAAATGCTCAAAGCCAGCCGGGACTGATTATCCCGATATACTCCTTCGGCTGCTCCGCGCAGGGCGAACCGCCTTCGGTCTCCGATCCCTTCGGTCGCGATCAAGGAACAACGCTCCCGCCAGTTGTCATCCCGACCGGCACGAAGTGAAGTGGAGGGACCTGCGGTTTTCACCAGTACAGACGGGAAAAACAGGTTTCTCCGCTTCGCAGGACGACAGCAGTCCTGCTCAGGTCGAAATGACAAGTTGGTTTAGGGCTCAATCAAAAACCAGGCGGCCCATCTTGATCGCGACCAGTGGGAGCGCCGGGGGAGCGTAGCGGCAGCAATGCGCCGAAGGGAATTCGCTCTGAGCGCAGCAGTCAGCCCTTCGGATAAGCCTCCGCAATTTTCGCCGCACGCAGCATCATCATCTGCGCGGCCATGTCGTGGAGGAGATAGAGATCACGCCGCCGCGTCCACGGCTGTCCGGACTCCGCATCATACTCGACCGGGAGCGACACCTCTTTCGCTACCCACGCGTCCATACCCCGTCCGCGTGAGGTGAGCACGCAGCGCTTGGCATGATCGCGATGCCCTACGACCGCAACCGGTCCTATCGCCGCAGTACCGCCTGCCCGCTTGACCGCAGCCTCAGCCACGCCATCCGTGCTCAGGTACGTCACCGTGCCATCGGCTGCAATCACCGGCTCGATGCTGACTACATCCTTAAAGCCATATTTCGCAGTGAGAAAGTGCGCGATCTCCCACTGCGCATAAATACGGGAGCCGGATGGCAATAGCTTATGCACGCGAACCACGGTATCGGCCAATACCTCATTCACGGGGCCAGGCTCAGGCTGAGCCTTCGGATCTGCCGCAAGCCGATTGCCAAAGCTATAGGCGATTACAGCGCGCAGATCCGCGGCCGGACGCATTGGTGATGTCCATTCGAAACCGACGTTGAGGATGGAAGGAGCCAGCGTGGCAGCGAGGGCAGGATCATCCAGCTCCCGCGCCAGTCTGGTTCGCATCGATGAAAGAAGCTCAGGATCGGAATCGCTCGAGGATGGAACCTTCTGTGCGTGGATCACAGCAGGCATGGCGGCAGCAGTAAGAACGATGGAGCGGGCTAGGAATCTACGACGGTCGACCATGCCCTTTATTCTGCCGGGCACAGATCAATTTCCTGTTATCCGCTGCTCTTGCCGGCAAAAACAGAGAGCGGTGGAGAGCGCAAGAAGAACGCTTTCTCCACCGCTGCATTCTGGTGCAAGTAGAGTTAGTTGCTCGATGGCGGTGGGGGTGGCGGAGGCCCCGCAGGACCATCAGCCAAGGTATAGATCACATGGATCTGGGTTTCTACTTGCACCGGATCGCCGTTGAGCAGATATGGCTTGTAGGTCCAGTCCTTGACAGCATCCAAGGCTGACGACTGCAGTTCCTTCGGGCCTGATACTACTTTCAAGCCTTCGATCTTGCCATCCTTGCCGATAACCGCCTTGAGCACGACTGTGCCTTGAATCCTCTCCTTCTTTGCCTCTTCCGGATACTTCGGCTGGGTTCCGTTGATCTTGTTTCCGGCCATGACACCAGGTGCAACTGCAATCTTCTTCGGCGTTTTCGTCGGAGCCGCATCCTCGCTCTGCGCCGATATGGTGCTCCCATGCATCCCCAGCGCCAGGGCCGATCCGCACACGCCGACACCAAATGTTGCACAGGTGAGAACAATGGCCAGCCGCCGCGATCCGCGGATCTCATCGCGCTTTGCTGTCAATTTCATAAGTCTCCTTTCGAGAACGTTGGCATCGAAGAGCCCGATGGCGTGAGGGATAGGCAGCGGTGCGCCTTCGAGCAGAAGGGCAGCCAGCCGCAGGAGCGATCGCGCGTAATCCTTCGGCCCCGCAATCCCGGCGGCCATGGCATCGCAGACCATCTCCCGGGTCTCGGCAAGCCGCGTCCGGGTGAGAGCTGCGAGCGGGTGATAGCTCACCGGCAGCGCAACCAGCTGTAGAAGCAGGTTCACGAGGTAATCGTTGCGGCGCAGGTGCGCACACTCGTGCGCAAGTACCGCACGAAGGTCGCTTGATGGCAGATCAGAGAGCATTCCAGGAGGCAGAAGCACCCACCCGCGCCGTCCGCCGAGCGCCACCGGACCGTAGACCTTCGCAGATACCGCGATGGTCGCGTCTGTAACCTCGAAACGACCGGTACAGAGCGCCCAGGCCGAAGCCGCCTCGTCTCTAAGCTCGACGGGCGTGGCATCATGGCGGACACCCTCCAGCTTCCACCAGCTCCAGAGGAAACGGGCCGCGAACCACGCCATCGCCAGCGTATAGACAGCCAGCACCGTAGACAGCAGCGTTAACGAGAGGTGAGGCCCTCTGAGGATGGTCCCCGGCCCCTGCTCCACCGTGACCGCTGCCCCAAGCCGCACATTGCTGCCGCTCCAGAGCATCAGCCGATGCAGCCACTGCCACTCCTGCTGCCCGATATGCTCCCAGGGCAACATGGTCAGCGCCGGCAGCATGGTCTGGAGGAGCACCACGCACAACCAGACGGCATGCTCCGCCGCGGCTCCGATGCGTCTCGCCAGCCGCGCCGCCACCCAGCCTGCACCGAGCAGCAGCGGCACCTGCCACAGCGAGTTCACGAGGTAGATCAGAATCCAGGATTCCACGCTCTTCATCAGGCTTCCTCCTCGCTGTCCAGCTCGCGGTGGAACTTCTCTGTCAGCTCGGCCAGCTTTTTCGCGTCGATCTGCCGGTTCTTGAGCAGGCTCATCACCAGCTCTTCGCTCGAGCCGCCGAACATGCGGTCTACCAGGTCGCGCACGCTCTGCCCCAGCGCCTTGGTCTCGGTCACGCGCGCCGAATACACATAAGCGCGCCCCTCGAGCTCGCGCTTCAGCTTGCCCTTGCGCTCGAGAATGTTCAGCATGGTCTGCACCGTGGTGTAGGCCAGCGGCGGCTCGAGCTCCGCCTGCACAGCACTGACCGTGCTCGCGCCCAACCGCCAGATCACCTGCATGATCCTCAACTCCAGCCGCGTCAGCTCCGCCTTCTTTGCCTCTTTCGTCACGACACCTCCTAACGAATTAGGACATTAGGCGCGGACAGCAGCCCCTGTCAACTAAATTCTTAGGACTTATTGAAACAGGAGCAAAGCGAAACGCTCTCGCGGACGGAAAGAACCGGGAAAATCCTCGCATCCCGGCGCCGGGGCGAACCATTTTCACGCCTTTTTCACCCTGCTATACTTTGGAGTTGCGGGAGTAGCTCCAAAGCAGCAATGTTTTCCAGCACTTCGCGGCAAAAATCAATCTACACAGACTCCTGAGGTCCCTATGTCCGGCCATTCCAAATGGGCGACAATCAAGCATAAGAAGGGCGCACTGGACGCCAAGCGCGGCAAGATTTTTACCCGCCTGATCAAGGAAATCACCATCGCGGCACGCGCCGGCGGCGGCGACCCGGACGGCAATCCCCGTCTGCGCACCGCCATTGCCGCGGCCAAGGCCGAGAACATGCCGGCCGACAACATCAAGCGCGGTATCCAGCGCGGCACTGGTGAAATCCCCGGCCTGCAGTACGAGGAGATCTCCTTCGAGGGCTACGGTCCTGGCGGTGTAGCCGTCATTGTGGACTGCACCACCGACAACCGTAACCGCGCGGTAAGCGAAATCCGCCATGCCTTCTCGAAGAACGGCGGCAACCTGGGCGAGCCGAACTCGGTGCGCTTCATGTTCTCGAAGAAGGGCGTCATCGCCATCGCCAAGGAAGCGGCGAACGAAGAGCAGCTGATGAACATCGTGCTCGAGGCCGGCGGCGACGACCTGAACGACGAAGGCGAAAACTGGGAGATCATCACCGAGCCCTCGGCGTATGAAGCGGTGGCGCAGGCGGTGAAGGATGCCAAGATCGAAACTGTGATGTCCGAGGTGACCATGATTGCCTCGACCTACACCAAGCTCGAAGGCGCAACCGCTGCCCAGATGCTTCGCCTGCTCGACGCACTCGAAGATCACGACGATGTGCAGAATGTCTACTCGAACTTCGATATGGACGCCAACCAGCTCGAAGAGATCGCAGGCTAAGTTCGGCTTAACTCGGATGAAAAGGTGGGCCGCCGCTCAGGCGGCCTCACTTTTGCCGGAGGCCAGTAGGGCCGGCGCATTTTTTAAAAGAGAGAAGATACGATTCGGATGCGGATGCAATGGATGTGTGCCCTGGGTGCAGCGCTGCTGGCTGCGACCACGCTGAACGCGCAGACTTCGACACCCCAGAGCCAGACGCAGAGCCAGATCCTGGCCAACGATGCGCCGGCAAAGGCAGCCCTGGCTTCGCGGCCCTGGGAATTCGGCCCCTTCCTGCAGGGCGGCATCGGCGAAGGCGACCGCGACGACTTCAAGTTCCTCTCCGGAGGCGTGCGTCTGGGCAAGGTCATCACCGACCCGCATCTGGGCAGCATCTTCCGCGGCCAGTTTGAATACGCCGGCGAGATCATGCCCTACTGGCAGGCCTTCACTCCCGCGCCGCACACCCAGCTGACCAAGGTCTACAGCCAGACGGGCCAGTATCTCTATTCCGCCTACCTGCCCTACGGCGGCGGCACCTACACCGGTGTCAGCATCACGCCCATCATCCTGCGCTGGAATTTCACCCCGACGAGAAAGTTCGCTCCCTGGGTTCAGGGCGCCGGCGGCCTGATCTACACCACGCACAAGTTTCCGCCGGACATTCTGGTTGAGCATGGCCAGCCGGGCGGCACGAGCGTCTTTAACTTCACGCCGCAGTTTGGCGTCGGCTTCCACTATTTTGTGAAGCCAGGCCAAGCCATTGACTTCGCCGCGAACGCGATTCATATTTCGAGCGCCTCTCTTGGCGACCGCAACCCCGGAGTGAATGCCAGCGTGCAGTTCCAGATTGGCTATTCCTGGTGGAAGAAGTAAGCAGGCGGCATTGCGGGGACAAGGTGTACTGTATTCATCGCGTCCCCGGCGCTGCTGCATCCGTCAAGGTACCTGACGCACTGTTTTCTTATGCCTGAGCCCCTGATCGAATGTGTTCCGAACTTCTCCGAAGGCCAGCGGCCGAAGATCGTTGAGGCGATCGTCGCAGCCATGCAGGTGGAGGGCGTTTCCCTGCTCGACTACTCGCTGGATGCAGATCACAACCGTTCGGTCGTCACCATCGTCGGACCGCCGGCGGCAGTCGTCGAATCGGCAGTACGCGGAGCGGGCAAGGCAGCGCAGCTCATCGATCTCACGCAGCAGGAAGGCGTCCATCCCCGTATTGGTGCCGCAGACGTTATCCCGTTCGTGCCCGTACAGGGAATCTCCCTCGAGCAATGTGTCCTTTTCGCCCGGCAGGCTGGCCGCCAGCTCTGGGACCGTTATGGCATCCCTGTCTACTACTACGAAGCAGCGGCTGCACGGCCGGACCGCGCCCTGCTCGAAGATGTCCGCCGTGGCCAGTTTGAGGGACTGCGGGACACCGTGCGCAAGGAAACGGCGCGCCAGCCTGATGTAGGCGGCCCGGATCTGCACCCAACGGCCGGGGCTTCGGCAGTCGGAGCGCGACGCTTCCTGATTGCCTATAACCTCTATCTGAATACCGCCGATGTGGCCAAGGCGCGCGCCATTGCCCGAGAAATTCGTGCCTCCGGCGGTGGCCTGACCGGGGTAAAAGCCATGGGAGTACTGGCACACGGCGAAGCCCAGATCTCCATGAATATCACTGACTTCCGCCAGACTCCGGTCAGCGAGGTCTACGCGGCGGTGCGCGACAAAGCGGCCCGCTTCGGGGTTGAGATTAACCGTGGCGAACTGATTGGTCTGATCCCGGAAGCCGCAGCTGAGCAGGAAAGCGAATGGATGCGTCTTTTCCATGAGTTCGATCCGGAAGAGAAGATTCTGGAACGCAAACTGGAACATCCTCGACCGTGGCCGGGACCAACAAAAGGCTCACGAGTCTAAGATAGAAGCGCGCACCAGAGACGCGCATGCGTGGAAGCCCGCAGCAGGCGGGTATGGAAGATCAGGCCGAGCGGAATGCTGTGAAAGAAGCGCCGGCTGAAGGAGTGAAACGATGAGGCTTAGTAAGCAGGTCAAACGGCTAACAATGGCAGCGCTTCTGGCAGTGGGCACAGCGGCTCTGGCCCCGATGGCGGCCATGGCCGCGCAGCTCGATAACGACGCACGCTCGGTGATCCCGAAGAATGTGCAGCAGATCATTGTGGTGGATTACCGCGCCATGCAAAATTCGCAGGCCGCCATGGATCTGAAGGCACGTGTTCTGCCGCCGCCGCTCAAGCAACTCGAAGAGGCGATGAAGAACTCGGGTTTCAATGAGAACCATGATGTCGAAGAGCTGGCTTTCGCGGCTTTCCGGGTGAGCGAGCAGGACACCAAGACCATCGGCATCGCACAGGGACAGTTCGATCTGCCTGACATCATGGCGACCTTGAAGAAAAACAAGATCAAGCCGCAGGTCGTCCGCGACAACAAACTCTACCCGATGGGCAAGAGCGGCATGCTGGTCGTCTTCCTGAACCCGACGACCATGGTCTTTGGCTCGAGCGACTCGCTCAAGCTGGCGATGGATGTGCGCGACGGCCTGGCGCCGAGCCTGCTGACCAATAGCTCCATGCTGCAGCA belongs to Silvibacterium dinghuense and includes:
- a CDS encoding YebC/PmpR family DNA-binding transcriptional regulator, giving the protein MSGHSKWATIKHKKGALDAKRGKIFTRLIKEITIAARAGGGDPDGNPRLRTAIAAAKAENMPADNIKRGIQRGTGEIPGLQYEEISFEGYGPGGVAVIVDCTTDNRNRAVSEIRHAFSKNGGNLGEPNSVRFMFSKKGVIAIAKEAANEEQLMNIVLEAGGDDLNDEGENWEIITEPSAYEAVAQAVKDAKIETVMSEVTMIASTYTKLEGATAAQMLRLLDALEDHDDVQNVYSNFDMDANQLEEIAG
- a CDS encoding ExbD/TolR family protein, with amino-acid sequence MAFTSNNGRTQTSLSEINITPLVDVVLVLLVIFMLTAPVLQSGIEVNVPKTKTVKEITEQRVVVTINRDSEIFYQDKPINLNDLTSRLLSSGKDPAHQVIYLEADEKVPFGAFASVMDAVKQAGITNISIVTQPMQNGRAR
- a CDS encoding MotA/TolQ/ExbB proton channel family protein, with protein sequence MTPLFATVAFFLLQSDADAGAPPVTNSGSAILEMLRNSGPLALAVLGILLIASIWSWAIILGKWSSFRRAATQSRKFLRAFRKATRLQEIATVSEQFKPSPLVGVFDEVYETYKRQTGGYGAPRNITALERAAQTASSESLTTLESRLTWLATIASISPFVGLFGTVMGIVEAFHGLGQAGTATLRAVAPGVSEALITTAAGLLVAVPAVVAYNQFTARCRDFAARNDDFARELLNSMEEVSLRPGQDPVEREAARGLHQ
- the ftcD gene encoding glutamate formimidoyltransferase → MPEPLIECVPNFSEGQRPKIVEAIVAAMQVEGVSLLDYSLDADHNRSVVTIVGPPAAVVESAVRGAGKAAQLIDLTQQEGVHPRIGAADVIPFVPVQGISLEQCVLFARQAGRQLWDRYGIPVYYYEAAAARPDRALLEDVRRGQFEGLRDTVRKETARQPDVGGPDLHPTAGASAVGARRFLIAYNLYLNTADVAKARAIAREIRASGGGLTGVKAMGVLAHGEAQISMNITDFRQTPVSEVYAAVRDKAARFGVEINRGELIGLIPEAAAEQESEWMRLFHEFDPEEKILERKLEHPRPWPGPTKGSRV
- a CDS encoding acyloxyacyl hydrolase, which produces MQWMCALGAALLAATTLNAQTSTPQSQTQSQILANDAPAKAALASRPWEFGPFLQGGIGEGDRDDFKFLSGGVRLGKVITDPHLGSIFRGQFEYAGEIMPYWQAFTPAPHTQLTKVYSQTGQYLYSAYLPYGGGTYTGVSITPIILRWNFTPTRKFAPWVQGAGGLIYTTHKFPPDILVEHGQPGGTSVFNFTPQFGVGFHYFVKPGQAIDFAANAIHISSASLGDRNPGVNASVQFQIGYSWWKK
- the recN gene encoding DNA repair protein RecN, which translates into the protein MLLELRAENYAVIDHAVAVFGPGLNLLTGETGAGKSILVDALALLLGSKASSDVVRHGADRAVVSCVFESTPAAEAVLDANGLDAEGTEIILRREILESGKARVYVNNQPATVAVLRQLAPELALVHAQNETMGAFDQLQQRLLLDRFGVLSTDAVTTAYARWKQTLEKLEELERDEQDRLKMLDLWSFQHREIEGIKPEPGEDEALETERRVLSNAEKLYAASMSAYDLLYDGTGSAEATLRAALKQVEELSRYDTKFTEAVQQLTSTLAVVEDVGATVRDYAEGIQASPDRLAEIEDRLAALGRLKRKYGATLAEVIAYGEEVRRRLDEIENRDEMLKSLREELAGEAAAYRKAAAALHQERAAAAKQLEKLAEAQINDLAMRVRFSIAVTANENEPAWSAHGWDTVEYRIATNAGEPLKPLEEIASGGEMSRVLLALKVSVEEGAARGKKKTQVPRTLVFDEIDIGIGGRAAEAVGQKLKALSRAQQVLCVTHLPQIAAFADQHFLIEKNEKQGRTRTSVRLIGDKERTEEIARMLSGAKLTDTSIRHAEQMLKASRD
- a CDS encoding BlaI/MecI/CopY family transcriptional regulator — protein: MTKEAKKAELTRLELRIMQVIWRLGASTVSAVQAELEPPLAYTTVQTMLNILERKGKLKRELEGRAYVYSARVTETKALGQSVRDLVDRMFGGSSEELVMSLLKNRQIDAKKLAELTEKFHRELDSEEEA
- a CDS encoding M56 family metallopeptidase; the protein is MKSVESWILIYLVNSLWQVPLLLGAGWVAARLARRIGAAAEHAVWLCVVLLQTMLPALTMLPWEHIGQQEWQWLHRLMLWSGSNVRLGAAVTVEQGPGTILRGPHLSLTLLSTVLAVYTLAMAWFAARFLWSWWKLEGVRHDATPVELRDEAASAWALCTGRFEVTDATIAVSAKVYGPVALGGRRGWVLLPPGMLSDLPSSDLRAVLAHECAHLRRNDYLVNLLLQLVALPVSYHPLAALTRTRLAETREMVCDAMAAGIAGPKDYARSLLRLAALLLEGAPLPIPHAIGLFDANVLERRLMKLTAKRDEIRGSRRLAIVLTCATFGVGVCGSALALGMHGSTISAQSEDAAPTKTPKKIAVAPGVMAGNKINGTQPKYPEEAKKERIQGTVVLKAVIGKDGKIEGLKVVSGPKELQSSALDAVKDWTYKPYLLNGDPVQVETQIHVIYTLADGPAGPPPPPPPSSN